In Gammaproteobacteria bacterium, a single window of DNA contains:
- a CDS encoding PIN domain-containing protein, which yields MIAVDSSSFIAFLKGDVGLDVERISRALENRELVLPPIVMAEVLSNHLLPNHLIDYIGMLPALRLFPEFWQRAGMLRAQLLSKKLKARLADTLIAQCCIDHHVPLITRDNDFRHFIQYGGLILLNT from the coding sequence ATGATTGCAGTTGATTCTTCTAGTTTTATTGCTTTTCTGAAAGGGGATGTTGGTTTGGATGTTGAACGCATTTCTCGAGCTTTAGAAAATCGAGAATTAGTTTTACCGCCAATAGTTATGGCAGAAGTTTTAAGCAATCATTTGCTGCCCAACCATCTCATTGATTATATTGGCATGTTGCCTGCTTTGCGGTTATTTCCAGAATTTTGGCAACGGGCGGGCATGCTTCGTGCTCAATTATTATCAAAAAAATTAAAAGCACGCCTTGCAGATACTCTTATTGCACAGTGTTGTATTGATCATCATGTACCGCTTATTACTCGTGATAATGATTTTCGTCATTTTATTCAGTATGGCGGGTTGATTTTATTGAATACTTAA
- the trmJ gene encoding tRNA (cytosine(32)/uridine(32)-2'-O)-methyltransferase TrmJ: MHNIRIILVNTTHPGNIGAAARAMKTMGLCNLYLVAPKKFPDPEAVAMAAGAEDVLSQAVVVQSLEDAIADCQLVLATSARSRARPWPMLTPREMGEKINVEKHQNKIALVFGRESSGLSNEELQLAHYHVQIPSSEDYGSLNVAQAVQVLCYEIRIAYLSSIREVQGDQPVAPTSDFNIYPDMKALADFYQHLEALLTEVEFIDAQKPMHQMQKLRRIFTKSRLEIPEVQLLRGIFTDIQQYVKKLRK; encoded by the coding sequence ATGCATAATATTCGTATCATATTAGTCAATACGACTCATCCAGGAAATATTGGCGCTGCTGCTCGTGCGATGAAAACAATGGGCTTGTGCAATCTTTATCTTGTCGCTCCGAAAAAATTTCCAGATCCAGAGGCGGTTGCCATGGCGGCAGGCGCTGAAGATGTTTTGTCTCAAGCCGTGGTAGTACAATCCTTAGAAGACGCGATCGCAGATTGCCAGCTTGTTTTAGCAACGAGCGCGCGTTCACGTGCGCGTCCTTGGCCTATGCTGACGCCACGCGAAATGGGTGAAAAAATAAACGTAGAGAAACATCAGAATAAAATTGCTTTAGTATTTGGCCGAGAAAGCAGTGGTTTGAGTAATGAAGAATTGCAACTTGCGCATTATCATGTGCAAATTCCCTCTTCTGAAGACTATGGTTCGCTTAATGTAGCGCAAGCAGTGCAAGTGCTGTGTTATGAAATTCGCATAGCATATTTATCATCTATTCGCGAAGTTCAGGGCGACCAGCCGGTAGCCCCTACATCAGATTTTAATATTTATCCTGATATGAAAGCGCTTGCCGACTTTTATCAGCATTTAGAAGCGTTATTAACCGAAGTCGAGTTTATCGACGCTCAAAAACCCATGCATCAGATGCAAAAGCTTAGACGCATTTTTACTAAATCACGCTTGGAAATACCTGAAGTTCAGCTGCTTCGTGGAATTTTCACAGATATTCAGCAATATGTGAAAAAACTAAGAAAATAA
- the gatB gene encoding Asp-tRNA(Asn)/Glu-tRNA(Gln) amidotransferase subunit GatB has product MEWETVIGLEVHAQLRTKSKIFSGAATAYGAEPNTQACTLDLAMPGTLPVLNHAVVEMAIKLGLAIDAEINKRSIFERKNYFYPDLPKGYQISQFQLPIVGKGHLKILLEDGTEKVIGITRAHLEEDAGKSMHEEYSQKTGLDLNRAGTPLLEIVSEPEMRSAKEAVAYLKTLHTLLRYIDICDGNMQEGSFRCDANVSVRPKGQKEFGTRAEIKNVNSFRFVEKAINYEVERQIALLERGETIVQETRLYDADKNETRSMRSKEEAHDYRYFPDPDLLPLVITIEDIQKILTTLPELPEKKRLRLIHDFDLTPYDASNLVMTQALANYFENVVAIVGKPNAKLAANWIMGDLSASLNKFNLDITNSPVTPKQLSALLMRISDNTISGKIAKTVFEALWENGGDADAIIAEKGLKQVTDTGAIEAIIQQVINNNPMQLADYRSGKDKLFGFFVGEVMKLSRGKANPQQVNDLLKEKLQ; this is encoded by the coding sequence ATGGAATGGGAAACAGTTATCGGCTTAGAAGTACACGCACAACTTCGCACCAAAAGTAAAATTTTTTCTGGAGCAGCAACAGCTTATGGCGCAGAACCGAATACACAAGCGTGCACACTCGATCTTGCGATGCCAGGAACGTTGCCTGTGTTAAATCACGCCGTCGTCGAAATGGCGATCAAGCTTGGTTTAGCAATAGATGCTGAAATTAATAAGCGTTCTATTTTTGAGCGTAAAAATTATTTTTACCCCGACCTTCCAAAAGGTTATCAAATTAGTCAGTTCCAATTGCCGATTGTTGGCAAAGGTCATTTGAAAATTTTACTTGAAGATGGCACAGAAAAAGTTATTGGCATCACCCGCGCGCATTTAGAAGAAGACGCCGGCAAATCAATGCATGAAGAGTATAGCCAAAAAACTGGGCTTGATCTTAATCGCGCAGGCACTCCTTTATTAGAAATTGTCTCTGAGCCTGAAATGCGTTCCGCAAAAGAAGCTGTCGCTTATTTAAAAACATTGCATACCTTATTACGTTATATCGATATTTGTGATGGTAATATGCAAGAAGGCTCATTCCGTTGTGATGCCAACGTTTCCGTGCGACCAAAAGGACAAAAAGAATTTGGCACACGCGCGGAAATTAAAAACGTTAACTCTTTTCGTTTTGTTGAAAAAGCCATTAATTATGAAGTTGAACGCCAAATTGCATTACTCGAACGCGGAGAAACAATCGTACAAGAAACACGCTTATATGATGCCGATAAAAACGAAACCCGCTCTATGCGCTCCAAGGAAGAAGCGCACGATTATCGTTATTTTCCTGACCCGGATTTACTGCCTTTAGTTATCACGATAGAAGATATACAAAAAATTCTTACGACTTTGCCTGAACTTCCTGAGAAAAAACGCTTGCGTTTAATACACGATTTTGATTTGACGCCGTATGATGCTAGTAACTTAGTCATGACACAAGCGCTAGCAAACTATTTTGAAAATGTTGTTGCCATAGTTGGAAAGCCTAACGCCAAGCTTGCAGCAAATTGGATTATGGGTGATCTATCAGCCTCTCTCAATAAATTCAACCTTGACATCACCAATAGCCCTGTTACTCCTAAACAATTGTCTGCACTATTAATGCGAATTTCCGATAACACGATTTCCGGGAAAATTGCCAAAACCGTTTTTGAAGCACTCTGGGAAAACGGCGGCGATGCCGATGCAATCATCGCAGAAAAGGGCTTGAAGCAAGTCACTGATACGGGTGCCATTGAAGCGATTATTCAACAAGTGATTAACAATAATCCAATGCAACTGGCTGATTATAGAAGCGGGAAAGACAAACTCTTCGGATTTTTTGTCGGCGAAGTGATGAAGTTATCTAGAGGAAAAGCCAACCCACAACAGGTGAATGACTTATTGAAGGAAAAACTACAATAG
- the gatA gene encoding Asp-tRNA(Asn)/Glu-tRNA(Gln) amidotransferase subunit GatA, protein MHNHTIATLRKMLDAKEISSVELTQHYLKRIHQYQSSLNAFITICDETAIAQAVEADQRIHQGNAQALTGIPLAQKDIFCAKGIKTSCGSKMLDNFIAPYESTVTEKFLQAGAVMLGKTNMDEFAMGSSNETSFYGAVKNPWDLNTVPGGSSGGSSAAVAAQLAPASTGTDTGGSIRQPAALTGICGIKPTYGAVSRYGMIAFASSLDQAGPMGKTAEDLAIVLNTMAGFDPKDSTSIERPKTDYTAQLNQPLKGLRIGVPKAFFTEQLDANIAAVIQTALRLYESQGATIHDISLPHNDVATAAYYVIAPAECSSNLSRFDGVRYGYRCADPKNLLDLYQRSRSEGFGMEVKRRIMMGTYALSSNVYEACYLKAQKIRRLICQDFLEAFETVDVIMGPTSPTTAFKIGERSKDPIAMYLSDMYTIAVNLAGLPGASIPAGFVNNMPVGLQIIGNYFDEARILNVAHQYQQLTDWHLQTPAAFK, encoded by the coding sequence ATGCATAATCACACGATTGCTACTTTACGCAAAATGCTAGACGCTAAAGAAATTTCTAGCGTTGAATTGACCCAACATTACCTAAAACGTATTCATCAATATCAAAGCTCGTTAAATGCTTTTATTACTATTTGCGATGAAACTGCAATTGCCCAAGCAGTAGAAGCAGATCAGCGTATTCATCAAGGCAATGCACAAGCATTAACCGGCATTCCGCTTGCTCAAAAAGATATTTTCTGCGCCAAAGGAATTAAGACTTCTTGTGGCTCAAAAATGCTTGATAATTTTATCGCCCCGTATGAATCAACCGTCACTGAAAAATTTTTACAAGCAGGCGCAGTGATGTTGGGCAAAACCAATATGGATGAATTCGCCATGGGATCTTCCAATGAAACCAGTTTTTATGGAGCGGTTAAAAATCCTTGGGATTTGAACACCGTCCCAGGAGGATCTTCAGGTGGCTCTTCTGCCGCTGTCGCAGCGCAATTAGCGCCTGCTTCGACAGGAACAGACACTGGCGGATCTATTCGTCAGCCTGCAGCATTAACAGGTATTTGTGGAATCAAACCGACCTATGGAGCGGTGTCACGTTACGGCATGATTGCGTTTGCTTCCAGCTTAGATCAAGCCGGCCCGATGGGAAAAACAGCAGAAGATCTGGCAATCGTATTAAATACCATGGCAGGTTTTGACCCCAAAGATTCTACCTCTATTGAGCGTCCTAAAACCGATTATACCGCCCAACTCAATCAACCTTTAAAAGGCTTGAGAATAGGCGTGCCTAAAGCATTTTTCACTGAACAACTTGATGCCAATATTGCTGCAGTGATTCAAACGGCATTACGCCTATATGAAAGCCAAGGCGCCACTATTCATGACATCTCTTTACCACATAATGATGTTGCTACTGCTGCATATTATGTCATCGCGCCCGCGGAATGCTCTTCTAACTTATCGCGATTTGATGGCGTGCGTTATGGATACCGCTGTGCAGATCCAAAAAATTTATTGGATCTTTATCAACGATCACGCAGTGAAGGTTTTGGCATGGAAGTTAAGCGTCGCATCATGATGGGAACTTATGCTCTTTCTTCGAATGTATATGAAGCATGTTACCTGAAAGCACAGAAAATTCGTCGCTTAATATGTCAAGATTTCTTAGAGGCTTTTGAAACAGTAGATGTGATTATGGGGCCTACCTCACCTACCACTGCTTTTAAAATAGGTGAACGTAGCAAGGACCCTATCGCGATGTATTTATCCGACATGTACACCATTGCCGTTAATTTAGCAGGCTTACCTGGCGCTTCTATTCCTGCAGGCTTTGTCAATAACATGCCAGTGGGATTACAAATTATTGGTAATTATTTTGATGAAGCGCGCATATTAAATGTTGCGCATCAATATCAGCAACTCACTGATTGGCATTTACAAACTCCAGCAGCTTTTAAGTAA
- the gatC gene encoding Asp-tRNA(Asn)/Glu-tRNA(Gln) amidotransferase subunit GatC, translating into MILSDQDIKKIAHLARIDVSDEQVTALRPELGKILTMIEHMDSVDTQNVAPLSHPIEANQRLRLDEVTETNQRDTFQKIAPNADHGLYFVPLVIE; encoded by the coding sequence ATGATACTGTCCGATCAAGACATTAAAAAAATAGCGCATTTAGCACGCATTGACGTTTCAGACGAGCAAGTGACTGCTCTTCGGCCTGAGTTAGGCAAAATATTGACCATGATTGAACACATGGATAGCGTTGATACTCAGAATGTCGCTCCTTTATCACACCCGATTGAAGCGAATCAACGCTTGCGCTTAGATGAAGTAACCGAAACCAATCAACGCGACACTTTCCAAAAAATAGCACCGAATGCAGATCATGGTTTGTATTTTGTTCCTCTTGTTATCGAATAA
- a CDS encoding ATP-binding protein has product MLAREAEVTLLLKASYYPIIAIIGPRQAGKSTLAKKLFPQKPYCSLEDWDNRQFATDDPRRFLAQFHQGAILDEVQHCPALFSYLQTLVDQQQEKGLFILTGSQQFSLMANLTQSLAGRVGLIQLLPFTLTELQQGQYAPAEIEPLLFNGCYPPIYDKKIPSPYWMSDYVMTYLERDVRQLIHIQDLRVFHRFLQMCAVRTGQLLNLSNLASDCGITHNTAKAWLSVLEASYLVFLLSPHHRNFNKRLVKTSKIYFYDTGLACFLAGIQSSEQLIAHPMRGSLFETWVVSELIKRRFNQGVMSDLYFWRDRQGHEVDVLIEQGAQLIPVEIKSGKTIASDYFDSLEYWSTLSQQSQITSWLIYAGNVSQERSKAKVLSWSDIAQLDLALKNNGDKSSS; this is encoded by the coding sequence ATGCTGGCGAGAGAGGCTGAAGTTACACTACTACTTAAAGCCAGCTATTATCCTATTATCGCTATTATTGGGCCAAGACAAGCAGGTAAGTCTACATTAGCCAAAAAGCTTTTCCCTCAAAAACCATATTGTAGTTTAGAAGACTGGGATAACCGACAATTTGCTACAGACGATCCACGGCGTTTTTTAGCACAGTTTCACCAAGGAGCGATCCTTGATGAAGTACAGCACTGTCCTGCATTATTTTCATATCTGCAGACATTGGTCGATCAACAGCAAGAAAAAGGTCTATTTATCTTAACAGGTTCACAACAATTTAGTTTGATGGCTAATTTAACCCAATCATTAGCAGGTCGTGTCGGGTTAATACAGTTGTTGCCGTTTACATTGACAGAGTTACAACAAGGTCAATATGCACCTGCAGAAATTGAGCCATTACTATTTAATGGTTGTTATCCACCAATTTATGATAAAAAAATTCCTTCGCCTTATTGGATGAGTGATTATGTGATGACCTATCTCGAACGTGATGTGAGACAACTCATTCATATTCAAGATTTGCGTGTATTTCATCGTTTTTTGCAAATGTGTGCGGTGCGTACAGGGCAACTGTTAAATTTGTCTAACTTAGCAAGTGATTGTGGCATAACTCACAATACCGCGAAAGCATGGCTATCTGTGCTAGAGGCGAGTTATCTCGTATTTCTTTTATCGCCGCATCACCGTAATTTTAATAAACGCCTGGTGAAAACTTCTAAGATATATTTTTATGATACAGGTTTGGCGTGTTTTCTTGCTGGCATTCAAAGTAGTGAGCAACTTATTGCTCATCCAATGCGAGGAAGTTTATTTGAAACGTGGGTGGTGAGTGAATTAATCAAGCGCCGTTTTAATCAGGGCGTGATGTCTGATCTTTATTTCTGGCGTGATCGTCAAGGACATGAAGTGGATGTTTTGATTGAGCAAGGAGCGCAATTAATTCCTGTTGAAATTAAATCAGGAAAAACGATTGCTTCAGATTACTTTGATAGCCTAGAGTATTGGTCGACGTTGAGTCAACAGTCGCAAATTACCTCTTGGCTGATTTATGCGGGGAATGTTAGCCAAGAGCGTTCAAAAGCGAAAGTGTTAAGTTGGAGTGATATTGCACAACTTGATCTTGCATTAAAAAACAATGGAGATAAGTCAAGTTCATGA
- a CDS encoding peptide chain release factor 3 — translation MNHFLEKLKKRRTFAIISHPDAGKTTLTEKLLLFGGAIQLAGTVKGRKAARHATSDWMEMEKERGISVTSSVMQFPYRDCIINLLDTPGHADFSEDTYRTLTAVDSALMVIDAAKGVEERTLKLMDVCRLRDTPILTFVNKLDREGREPVELLDEIEEVLKIQCAPITWPIGQGKRFKGVYHLYKDEVVLYQPGKGDSVQLGEVIQGLDSLEAREKLGHFVDEIKSEIELVRGASHTFNLDLFSQGKLTPVFFGSAINNFGIRELLNDFVIYAPAPQKRETNQGDVQPTDEKFSGFVFKIQANMDPQHRDRIAFLRVCSGVYRNRIKVIQQRVGKEIQISNALTFMAGEREHIDEAYPGDIIGIHNHGSIQIGDTFCEKGNFKFLGIPNFAPELFKLIRLKDPLKLKALQKGLLELSEEGATQIFRPLINNYWIVGAVGTLQFEVVAHRLLSEYNVNCVYEVVSVATARWVYCDDNKKLEEFKRKCEPNLALDAANQLTYLAPTMVNLSLTQERYPDIKFTATREH, via the coding sequence ATGAACCATTTTTTGGAAAAATTAAAAAAACGTCGCACATTCGCGATTATCTCACATCCTGATGCGGGGAAAACCACACTAACTGAAAAGCTCTTGCTTTTTGGAGGTGCGATTCAGCTTGCGGGTACAGTTAAGGGGCGAAAAGCTGCGCGACATGCGACTTCAGATTGGATGGAGATGGAAAAAGAGCGTGGAATTTCTGTAACAAGTTCGGTCATGCAATTCCCTTATCGCGATTGTATTATCAATTTATTGGATACTCCTGGGCACGCGGATTTCTCGGAAGATACCTATCGAACATTAACCGCGGTTGACTCGGCGTTGATGGTGATTGATGCTGCAAAAGGTGTGGAAGAGCGCACGCTGAAGTTGATGGATGTTTGTCGTTTACGCGATACGCCGATTTTAACGTTTGTGAATAAACTGGATCGAGAAGGACGTGAGCCTGTCGAGTTACTCGATGAAATTGAAGAAGTGTTGAAGATTCAATGTGCGCCGATTACTTGGCCTATCGGACAAGGAAAACGTTTCAAAGGTGTTTATCACTTATATAAAGATGAAGTGGTTTTGTATCAGCCAGGCAAGGGTGATAGTGTTCAATTGGGTGAGGTGATTCAAGGGCTTGATAGTCTTGAAGCTAGGGAGAAATTAGGTCATTTTGTTGACGAAATAAAAAGTGAAATTGAATTAGTGCGCGGCGCGAGTCATACCTTTAATTTAGATCTTTTTTCGCAAGGAAAATTAACCCCGGTATTTTTTGGATCCGCTATTAATAATTTTGGTATTCGTGAATTGCTCAATGATTTTGTAATTTATGCCCCTGCACCACAAAAACGCGAAACGAATCAAGGTGATGTCCAGCCCACAGATGAAAAATTCAGTGGTTTTGTGTTTAAAATTCAAGCAAACATGGATCCGCAGCATCGTGATCGTATTGCATTTTTACGTGTTTGTTCGGGAGTGTATCGTAATCGCATAAAAGTGATTCAACAGCGAGTAGGTAAAGAAATTCAAATTAGTAATGCATTGACTTTTATGGCGGGTGAACGCGAACATATTGATGAAGCTTATCCAGGCGATATTATTGGCATTCACAACCATGGTAGCATTCAAATTGGCGATACTTTCTGCGAAAAGGGGAACTTTAAATTTTTGGGTATTCCTAATTTTGCACCCGAATTATTTAAATTAATCCGATTAAAAGACCCTCTAAAATTAAAGGCTTTACAAAAAGGATTGTTAGAACTTTCCGAAGAAGGCGCAACACAAATTTTCCGTCCGTTGATTAATAATTATTGGATTGTAGGTGCTGTGGGAACATTACAATTTGAAGTTGTCGCGCATCGATTGTTATCAGAATATAACGTTAACTGTGTTTATGAAGTAGTTTCTGTTGCAACAGCTCGTTGGGTGTATTGTGATGACAATAAAAAATTAGAAGAATTTAAGCGCAAATGCGAGCCTAATTTGGCGTTAGATGCGGCAAATCAGTTAACCTACCTTGCACCAACAATGGTTAATTTATCGCTAACGCAAGAGCGCTATCCTGATATTAAATTTACGGCAACTCGAGAGCATTAA
- a CDS encoding M48 family metalloprotease: MLLRQLSKFLISTILLSSAALSTQATPFSDQEAGKTFFNMVQQQLPLASDAIINDYIQTLGYRLVSHSDAPTRPFHFFVIQQDVINAFAGPGGYVGVFGGLINATQTESELASVMAHEIAHVTQDHLQRGEDKTKNLTLPALAAMVAAIATGNGAIAAGGISSIAAGGIQYQINNTRTFEEEADSMGIQTLARAGFNPYAMANFFKRLLEQSRYDSTPPPMLLDHPVTQERIALAEERAKLLATKKDYPSSTRYYLAKARMQYFLAKDAKNFLSQTTASYQKNPSDVYQKYLLALAEFKNRQYESSNTLLKELMQSDQNEVIYPYSLAQANFLQKKYSEAKQYIQQAYALDNDYYPTVTFYGLILLRDHHPKDAVKLLEQYQVTFADSPDFWVLLSKAYADDHNLIYAYLSRAKAYLAADDTRDALIQVNMAEQQAEQTAYTRSLIQAEKIRLQKMLRADKN; this comes from the coding sequence ATGTTATTGCGACAGCTCTCTAAATTTTTGATTAGCACTATATTACTAAGTAGCGCTGCGCTAAGTACACAGGCTACCCCGTTTAGCGATCAAGAAGCTGGAAAGACGTTTTTTAATATGGTGCAACAGCAATTGCCTTTGGCATCTGATGCTATTATCAATGATTATATCCAAACACTAGGGTATCGCCTTGTCTCGCATAGCGATGCTCCCACACGTCCTTTTCATTTCTTTGTGATTCAGCAAGATGTTATTAATGCTTTCGCGGGGCCTGGGGGCTATGTCGGCGTCTTCGGCGGGTTAATTAATGCCACGCAAACTGAAAGTGAATTAGCCAGTGTCATGGCACATGAAATTGCACACGTTACCCAGGATCATTTACAACGTGGCGAAGACAAAACCAAAAATCTGACACTCCCAGCATTAGCTGCCATGGTCGCAGCCATTGCTACTGGGAATGGCGCGATTGCCGCAGGAGGAATCAGCTCCATTGCGGCGGGTGGAATACAATATCAAATCAACAATACACGCACCTTTGAAGAAGAAGCAGATAGCATGGGCATCCAAACTCTCGCTAGAGCAGGATTCAATCCTTATGCTATGGCAAATTTTTTTAAACGATTGCTAGAACAAAGTCGCTATGACTCAACTCCACCACCGATGTTATTGGATCACCCCGTAACGCAAGAACGTATTGCTCTCGCAGAAGAGCGTGCAAAACTATTGGCGACTAAAAAAGATTATCCATCTTCTACAAGATATTATTTAGCGAAAGCACGCATGCAATATTTTTTAGCTAAAGATGCAAAGAATTTTCTTTCTCAAACCACTGCAAGTTATCAAAAAAACCCTAGTGATGTTTATCAAAAATATCTTCTAGCATTGGCTGAATTTAAAAATCGTCAATATGAATCATCGAACACTCTTTTAAAAGAACTGATGCAATCTGATCAAAATGAGGTGATTTACCCCTACTCACTAGCGCAAGCAAATTTTCTTCAGAAAAAATACTCAGAAGCGAAACAGTATATTCAACAAGCATATGCATTAGATAATGATTACTATCCAACTGTGACCTTCTATGGATTGATTTTATTACGCGATCATCACCCAAAAGATGCTGTAAAATTATTAGAACAATATCAAGTCACCTTTGCTGACTCACCTGATTTTTGGGTATTGCTCAGCAAAGCTTATGCAGACGATCACAATTTAATTTATGCTTATCTATCACGAGCAAAAGCGTATCTAGCAGCAGACGACACTAGAGACGCTCTCATTCAAGTTAATATGGCTGAACAACAAGCAGAGCAAACAGCTTATACACGAAGTCTAATACAAGCTGAAAAAATCCGCTTGCAAAAAATGCTACGTGCTGACAAAAATTAA